A region from the Bacillus sp. Marseille-P3661 genome encodes:
- the dndC gene encoding DNA phosphorothioation system sulfurtransferase DndC, whose amino-acid sequence MENGIISNLLNKNMSFVDEAKEQIKKAYKLDDRPWVVGYSGGKDSTVVVQLVFEALSEMPNEELHKKVYVISSDTLVETPLIINSINKTLRRIQDEALNRDLPFETHKVKPVYENSFWVNIIGKGYPTPNQKFRWCTDRLKIDPANQFIMDKVSSFGEVIMVLGVREDESQTRGNVIRSHSVDGKTFMRHSTLTNAYVYAPIRSFTLDDVWYYLLNHPSPWGDDNHELNRLYQDSNSGECPLVVDKTIKESAGSCGNSRFGCWVCTVVNEDKALSGFIHSGHDWLKPLLNYRNWLTSIRDDRSRRMKYRMNGQVYYKDIQIEEIDGKPHVLIPKKAGRPKQSVPLADYTVVKRENFKDHVTKHNIDLSAPEDQMLLVTYEEETLDGQIITKHAQLGLGPFTMETRKEMLIELLKVQKDLKHPDDPHHELISIEELKEIRKIWFKNGDWEDQIPTIFEEIMGYSIDWEIDDRPLFDKDQISDLELLADEFKVDFNVLKKLVSIEKSYSGYKVRRGLLDEISKALKQDYLHL is encoded by the coding sequence ATGGAAAATGGCATCATTAGTAATCTACTTAATAAGAATATGAGTTTCGTAGATGAAGCAAAAGAGCAGATAAAAAAAGCATATAAACTTGATGATCGCCCGTGGGTAGTAGGTTATAGTGGCGGAAAAGATTCTACAGTAGTAGTTCAACTTGTCTTTGAAGCCCTAAGTGAGATGCCTAATGAAGAATTACATAAAAAGGTTTATGTAATTTCTTCTGATACATTAGTAGAAACGCCCTTAATCATAAATTCTATTAATAAAACTTTAAGAAGAATTCAGGACGAAGCTTTAAACAGAGACTTACCCTTTGAAACTCACAAAGTTAAACCTGTTTATGAGAATTCTTTTTGGGTAAATATCATTGGCAAAGGCTATCCCACCCCAAACCAAAAATTCAGATGGTGCACAGATCGATTAAAAATAGATCCGGCGAATCAATTTATTATGGATAAGGTGTCGTCGTTCGGAGAAGTTATTATGGTTCTAGGAGTTCGTGAAGATGAAAGTCAAACACGCGGAAATGTTATTCGTTCTCATTCTGTAGATGGAAAGACTTTTATGCGCCATTCAACTTTAACAAATGCCTATGTCTATGCTCCTATCAGAAGTTTTACCTTAGATGATGTTTGGTACTACCTTTTAAATCACCCGTCACCATGGGGTGATGACAATCATGAACTCAATCGACTTTATCAAGATTCCAATAGCGGAGAATGTCCTCTCGTTGTTGATAAAACAATAAAAGAAAGTGCCGGTTCATGTGGGAATAGTCGTTTTGGTTGTTGGGTTTGTACAGTTGTTAATGAAGATAAAGCTTTAAGTGGTTTTATTCATAGTGGACATGATTGGCTAAAACCATTGTTAAATTATCGAAATTGGTTAACGTCAATTAGAGATGATCGTAGCAGACGAATGAAGTACAGAATGAACGGCCAAGTTTATTATAAAGATATACAAATTGAGGAAATAGACGGGAAACCTCATGTGCTAATTCCAAAAAAAGCTGGCAGGCCAAAACAGTCAGTGCCTTTAGCTGATTATACAGTTGTAAAAAGAGAAAATTTTAAAGACCATGTTACTAAACACAATATCGATTTAAGTGCGCCAGAAGATCAGATGTTATTAGTGACATATGAAGAGGAAACATTAGATGGGCAAATTATTACAAAACACGCACAACTTGGTTTAGGACCTTTTACAATGGAAACACGTAAAGAAATGCTAATTGAGCTCCTAAAGGTTCAAAAAGACCTAAAACATCCAGATGACCCCCATCATGAATTAATTAGTATAGAAGAATTAAAAGAAATCCGTAAAATTTGGTTTAAAAATGGTGATTGGGAGGATCAAATCCCTACTATTTTTGAAGAAATTATGGGCTATTCAATTGATTGGGAAATAGACGACCGCCCACTTTTCGATAAAGACCAAATTTCTGACCTTGAATTATTAGCAGACGAATTTAAGGTCGATTTTAATGTTCTAAAGAAGTTAGTTTCAATCGAAAAAAGCTACTCAGGGTATAAAGTTAGAAGAGGTTTATTGGACGAAATTAGCAAAGCGCTAAAACAAGATTATCTACATTTATAA